In Bacillus toyonensis BCT-7112, a single window of DNA contains:
- a CDS encoding recombinase family protein, which produces MKTVRDVLEKGKKGAFYARVSSDRQTIDAQRHHVYEFIKNYECEIVKEYVDHGESAFKKKLIKRPKMMELLRDVEQEKYDFVITYADDRLARSEFEHAQIRLIMKGADTDVILTSTAEIYTERDIITQLIREGGNRYEVERISARTKDAYKQRTDYGEWMGGPVPFGYEQDEKTKKFSVLKDEKEIVLKIYQLYQSGEGFAGIAKKLNEQKEKTNTMIWRKERVKQILTNPIYAGYVTFGRLKSGSGNSIEDLSKWKMAQCKDIPPIMTQEEWFATFHLFEKKRNKELPPKQFKTGYVLRDLIYCRNCDHPLLPKNQETTGNNGKKYGMKKYMCSNKTCKIWFPTDELHTLVFDSVMKEVTDKVISKSQTELMYEIERGLEKDIKRIQKEIQRLKRQVNDSLVWIKDTEREIDVLYNRKKRLVEADPEIDPLLDVMLDYRVHLLHEIKGSEELIAKKEAEVKRIEEVDSNRRILEKNVLQAFQIEFANIQTDVKKVRQFLVYLIDKIIIDQNGKTEYILKINLEQ; this is translated from the coding sequence GTGAAGACAGTCCGTGATGTTCTAGAGAAGGGGAAAAAGGGTGCTTTTTATGCTAGGGTTTCATCCGATCGTCAAACCATCGATGCTCAAAGACATCATGTATATGAGTTTATCAAAAATTATGAATGTGAAATCGTGAAGGAATATGTAGACCATGGAGAATCAGCATTTAAAAAGAAACTAATAAAACGTCCGAAGATGATGGAGTTATTAAGAGATGTGGAACAAGAAAAATATGATTTTGTGATTACGTATGCAGATGATCGTCTGGCGCGGTCTGAATTTGAACATGCGCAAATTCGACTAATTATGAAGGGAGCAGATACAGACGTTATATTAACGAGTACAGCAGAAATCTATACAGAACGTGATATTATTACCCAATTAATTAGAGAAGGCGGAAATCGTTATGAAGTAGAGCGAATTAGTGCTCGTACTAAAGATGCATATAAACAAAGAACTGACTACGGTGAGTGGATGGGAGGACCGGTTCCGTTTGGGTATGAGCAGGACGAAAAGACAAAAAAGTTTTCCGTTTTGAAAGACGAAAAAGAAATCGTATTAAAGATTTATCAGCTATATCAAAGTGGAGAAGGATTTGCAGGTATTGCAAAAAAATTAAATGAACAAAAGGAAAAAACAAATACTATGATTTGGAGGAAAGAAAGGGTAAAACAAATTTTGACCAATCCAATCTATGCAGGATATGTTACATTTGGGAGATTAAAATCTGGATCGGGGAATAGTATTGAAGATTTATCAAAGTGGAAGATGGCGCAATGTAAAGACATTCCGCCTATTATGACTCAAGAAGAGTGGTTTGCTACTTTTCATTTGTTTGAGAAAAAAAGAAATAAAGAATTACCCCCTAAACAATTTAAAACAGGATATGTTCTACGCGATTTAATTTATTGTAGAAATTGTGATCATCCCCTTTTACCTAAAAATCAGGAAACCACAGGGAATAATGGCAAGAAATATGGAATGAAAAAATATATGTGTTCAAATAAAACATGTAAGATTTGGTTTCCAACAGACGAATTGCATACATTAGTTTTTGATAGTGTTATGAAAGAGGTTACGGATAAAGTCATTTCCAAATCTCAAACAGAACTTATGTATGAGATTGAACGAGGTTTAGAGAAAGACATAAAGCGGATTCAAAAGGAAATTCAACGTTTGAAACGACAGGTGAATGATTCCCTTGTTTGGATTAAAGATACGGAAAGAGAAATAGACGTGTTATATAATCGAAAGAAAAGATTAGTGGAAGCTGATCCGGAAATTGATCCATTATTAGATGTAATGCTCGATTACCGTGTGCATTTGTTGCATGAAATTAAGGGGTCAGAAGAATTGATTGCAAAAAAAGAAGCAGAAGTGAAACGTATTGAAGAAGTAGATTCAAATCGAAGGATTTTAGAGAAAAATGTATTACAGGCATTCCAAATAGAATTTGCTAATATACAAACAGATGTTAAAAAAGTTCGTCAATTTTTAGTGTATTTAATTGATAAAATTATAATTGATCAGAATGGGAAAACAGAATATATTTTAAAAATAAATTTAGAACAATAA
- a CDS encoding purine/pyrimidine permease, whose product MKNLDNQHNQNHIMGTLQWFIFLLANSIALPIVVGGLFHLTTEEIFYLMQRTFFVVGISSFLQGWIGHRLPIADGPAGSWVGVFTVLAYATAGQDQLHSTLQILELGMIISGVILIGLGVTGFIGRILFLFTPVVTGTFLLLLCLQLSGVFLKGMLGITATISQIDGFTAIIAFGIFLFVIILSNFGKGFVKSYAVLIGLISGWIIFLIAGKVTIPSQVTHFVQLPQIFAWGLPKWNTGMAVSSFVMVCILVSNTVAAIIAINQATIHKATIEQKQLKDGTWVGGISHIISSVFSTVGVVPLPATAGFIRLTKQKYIRSFLLACILLVVMSLFPSIIRYLASLPSAVASAVLMASFVQLIGIGFNNIKQVPMSERNITILGVAVLFGSGVMFLPSGALQSLPSVMQYIFGNGLFVGTVVSILLEQIWRTGK is encoded by the coding sequence ATGAAAAATTTGGACAATCAACATAACCAAAATCATATTATGGGAACTTTGCAATGGTTTATATTTTTATTAGCGAATTCAATCGCACTACCAATTGTCGTTGGTGGGTTATTTCATCTTACGACGGAAGAAATATTTTATTTAATGCAGCGTACGTTTTTTGTAGTTGGTATATCTTCTTTTTTACAAGGATGGATTGGACATAGACTACCAATTGCGGATGGGCCAGCTGGATCTTGGGTTGGTGTATTTACCGTACTTGCTTATGCAACGGCCGGACAGGATCAATTACATAGTACACTGCAAATTTTGGAATTAGGAATGATCATTTCCGGTGTTATTTTAATAGGATTAGGAGTAACTGGTTTTATTGGACGTATTTTATTTTTATTTACGCCGGTTGTGACAGGGACGTTTTTACTTTTATTATGTTTACAATTAAGTGGTGTATTTTTAAAAGGAATGCTAGGAATTACAGCTACTATTTCTCAAATTGATGGATTTACAGCAATAATCGCGTTTGGTATATTTCTGTTCGTTATTATACTATCTAATTTTGGAAAAGGTTTCGTTAAAAGTTATGCCGTTTTAATAGGATTAATTAGTGGGTGGATTATTTTTCTCATTGCAGGGAAAGTGACAATCCCATCTCAAGTAACTCATTTTGTGCAACTTCCACAAATATTTGCTTGGGGTCTTCCGAAGTGGAATACAGGGATGGCTGTATCGAGTTTCGTTATGGTATGTATTTTAGTTTCAAATACAGTGGCAGCTATTATAGCGATTAATCAAGCTACGATTCATAAAGCGACTATTGAACAAAAACAGTTGAAGGATGGTACGTGGGTTGGAGGGATTTCACATATCATTTCTTCCGTATTTTCAACTGTAGGTGTCGTGCCGCTACCGGCGACAGCGGGATTTATACGTTTAACAAAACAAAAGTATATACGATCGTTCTTACTAGCATGCATATTACTAGTCGTAATGTCGCTGTTTCCGAGTATTATTCGTTACTTAGCATCGTTGCCATCCGCTGTCGCATCTGCAGTGTTAATGGCTTCGTTCGTACAGTTAATTGGAATTGGATTTAATAATATAAAACAAGTGCCGATGAGTGAAAGGAATATAACGATTTTAGGCGTTGCAGTATTATTTGGCAGCGGCGTTATGTTTTTACCGTCTGGAGCACTCCAATCATTGCCGTCTGTTATGCAATATATATTCGGGAATGGTTTATTTGTAGGTACAGTTGTAAGTATATTGCTAGAACAAATATGGCGTACTGGAAAGTAA
- a CDS encoding helix-turn-helix domain-containing protein, whose amino-acid sequence MITQLGQTIRNLRKQKGISLQAFAEKIEVSPGYLSNLETQKTDTISLTLLAKLNEEFDLFPSLNHTNSPHHELHFRLDRMCELLKTLHDTNPELANYFISHIEQGLILFQKE is encoded by the coding sequence TTGATCACTCAATTAGGACAAACCATTCGCAATTTACGAAAACAAAAAGGAATTTCTCTTCAAGCTTTTGCTGAAAAAATAGAAGTCTCTCCGGGATATTTAAGTAATCTTGAAACCCAAAAGACAGATACTATTTCTTTAACCTTGCTTGCAAAACTTAATGAGGAATTTGATTTATTTCCTTCACTGAATCATACAAATTCCCCTCACCATGAACTACATTTCCGTCTAGATCGCATGTGCGAGCTACTGAAAACGCTACATGATACCAATCCCGAGTTAGCCAATTATTTTATTTCTCACATTGAACAAGGGCTGATATTATTTCAAAAGGAATAG
- a CDS encoding SIR2 family protein: MTVRKINVDEAVRELICATEETENPFFFIVGAGISSDSVPLASEIINKCKKKLKVQDEEGNTLGGNGADDYSKWLQKAFPHSISRQNFFRELIENQNITTANFKLAHLLSAGNLGNIVVTPNFDDFLSRALTLFNIKHIVCDHPGTSFKVNVERTDTQIVHVHGTYLSYDCCNLTNEINERNQASNTTNSTMASLFDRIADTRSPIVVGYSGWENDVIMTSLKKRLETRLPYNLYWFCYNYDSYQNLPDWLVYHNDVVFIVPSEKRLEDAPFTEQLQKNKVLDANIIFDKLISQLDLPEPEITSDPIQFFIKFIGGNNPASGDTNDAFFLGHVVEKLKKIKKLEESRPEETADYNFFQTTRQFVRRSQYDKALKLLDSININNLKEGNRLELLEVLISIILNVDTEDKDKKREALYAYKLFEETLASISIKSEKMNDFIQATLPIYVLKAELHKDLDELEKALEIIDKALNMFTSFEDQGMTLIQAHIIKGELLTDLNRLSEAISVYEGLVANLKEINNPENYNDISYALLKLGTIREKMKDFTGAEEVYTEHIDLFYKTDEEKHAIGLFRKIALYLSRDNDSEALELISQFEKEFMNSKVEIVKDLLITLLDRKLRIINVQGIERQNVTDICDTLVSICDNTDKKEKYTSAMCNALVTKSLELYNDQDYSGAFGGFWEAFELGSDIAGINLSYMIRRKEIEYTHEKYTIDDLLKKGLENKNAFAVVNKALYLVQNKWDLEYWLKADELIKELNKVSPQEVGSILNWWGNLSESHDVEGDLVIGWLLRHQLIEDPKGCNLSERLDKAKAKGEWFVQDFMYSEVSMPSIING, from the coding sequence ATGACTGTTAGAAAAATAAATGTAGATGAAGCAGTTCGAGAATTGATTTGTGCTACTGAAGAAACTGAAAATCCTTTTTTCTTTATAGTAGGTGCGGGGATATCGTCTGATTCGGTACCATTAGCTAGTGAAATAATTAATAAGTGCAAGAAAAAATTAAAAGTTCAAGATGAAGAAGGCAATACCTTAGGTGGAAATGGTGCGGACGATTATTCTAAATGGTTACAAAAGGCGTTTCCACACTCAATTTCACGTCAAAATTTTTTTAGAGAGTTAATTGAAAACCAAAATATTACAACTGCTAATTTTAAATTGGCACATCTTTTATCAGCAGGGAACTTAGGGAATATTGTAGTGACCCCTAATTTTGATGATTTTTTATCCAGGGCACTCACTTTATTTAATATAAAACATATTGTTTGTGACCACCCAGGCACATCATTTAAAGTCAATGTAGAAAGAACTGATACTCAAATTGTCCATGTACATGGTACATATTTATCTTACGATTGCTGTAATTTAACGAATGAAATTAATGAAAGGAACCAAGCTTCAAATACTACGAATAGCACCATGGCATCGCTATTTGATAGGATAGCTGATACCAGATCGCCTATCGTAGTTGGATATAGTGGTTGGGAAAATGATGTTATTATGACATCACTAAAAAAACGACTTGAAACTCGTTTACCTTACAATTTATATTGGTTTTGTTATAATTATGATAGTTATCAAAATCTACCTGATTGGCTTGTATATCACAATGATGTTGTATTTATTGTGCCAAGTGAAAAAAGATTGGAAGATGCTCCTTTTACCGAGCAATTGCAAAAAAATAAAGTTTTAGATGCAAATATTATTTTTGATAAGCTAATAAGTCAATTAGATTTACCTGAGCCAGAGATTACTAGCGATCCAATTCAATTTTTTATAAAGTTTATTGGTGGGAATAATCCAGCTTCTGGTGATACTAACGATGCATTTTTTCTGGGTCATGTAGTAGAGAAACTGAAAAAAATCAAAAAACTTGAAGAGAGTAGACCTGAGGAAACGGCTGATTATAATTTCTTCCAAACGACTAGGCAGTTTGTTCGTAGATCTCAATATGATAAAGCATTGAAATTATTGGATTCTATAAATATAAATAACCTAAAGGAAGGGAATAGGCTGGAACTGCTTGAAGTATTGATTTCAATAATTTTAAATGTAGATACAGAGGATAAGGACAAGAAAAGAGAAGCACTTTATGCATATAAACTTTTTGAAGAGACTTTAGCAAGTATAAGTATTAAATCAGAAAAAATGAATGATTTTATACAGGCAACTTTACCAATTTACGTTTTAAAAGCTGAATTACATAAAGATTTAGATGAATTAGAGAAAGCATTAGAAATTATTGATAAAGCATTAAATATGTTTACAAGTTTTGAAGATCAAGGGATGACATTAATTCAAGCTCATATTATTAAAGGTGAATTGCTCACAGATTTAAATAGGTTATCAGAAGCAATTAGTGTCTATGAAGGGTTAGTAGCTAACTTAAAAGAAATAAATAATCCTGAAAATTATAATGACATTTCCTATGCATTATTAAAATTAGGTACGATTCGTGAAAAAATGAAAGATTTTACTGGTGCGGAAGAGGTTTATACAGAACATATTGATTTATTTTATAAAACAGATGAGGAAAAACATGCTATAGGATTATTTAGGAAAATAGCGTTGTATTTAAGTAGAGACAATGATTCTGAAGCATTGGAACTGATATCTCAATTTGAAAAAGAATTCATGAATTCAAAAGTTGAAATTGTAAAAGATTTACTTATCACTTTATTGGATAGGAAGCTAAGAATCATTAATGTACAAGGAATTGAGCGTCAAAATGTTACGGATATTTGTGATACATTAGTTTCAATTTGTGATAATACCGATAAAAAGGAAAAATATACAAGTGCAATGTGTAATGCTTTAGTTACTAAATCTTTGGAATTATATAATGATCAGGATTACAGTGGGGCTTTTGGGGGATTTTGGGAAGCGTTTGAACTTGGAAGTGATATAGCAGGTATAAATCTTTCTTACATGATTAGGAGAAAAGAAATTGAGTATACTCATGAGAAGTATACTATAGACGATTTATTAAAAAAAGGACTTGAAAATAAGAATGCCTTTGCAGTTGTTAATAAAGCCTTATATTTAGTTCAAAATAAATGGGATTTAGAATATTGGTTAAAAGCCGATGAGCTTATAAAAGAATTAAATAAAGTATCTCCTCAAGAGGTTGGAAGTATATTGAATTGGTGGGGGAATTTATCTGAATCACATGATGTAGAAGGGGATTTGGTGATAGGATGGTTGCTAAGGCATCAATTAATAGAAGATCCTAAAGGATGTAATTTAAGTGAAAGATTAGATAAGGCTAAAGCCAAAGGTGAATGGTTTGTCCAAGATTTTATGTATAGTGAGGTTAGTATGCCCTCTATAATAAATGGATAA
- a CDS encoding helix-turn-helix domain-containing protein, producing MTRWINVQEAMKILEENYIKVSYKTFTDWLRKLEIAAVPSDNRKEGWSIREEDLFEFIDKKRPGLRQILQEYQHLIQDINDVKQQVQALFHNKTEGEVEYMEGRKSKMSEHINYLYEVLQMMHDEVEELKIQNQLMKDTYEQAAGEYKSLQKRVKKLDAVIRKRHQPKSVANDRVQNLDEGTFRGLLKAKFKRLFPERPYPLKEEKEQQVYQEFCNFVFPKEDKNLGIIKDGDKYIYQQTGESSTQVNRLYNKVIERLLNDMEKRAVLGK from the coding sequence ATGACAAGGTGGATTAATGTTCAAGAAGCGATGAAGATTTTAGAAGAAAACTATATAAAGGTAAGTTATAAAACATTTACGGATTGGCTTCGGAAGTTAGAAATTGCAGCAGTTCCATCAGATAATCGGAAGGAGGGATGGAGTATTCGTGAAGAAGATTTATTTGAGTTTATTGATAAGAAACGCCCAGGATTACGCCAAATCTTGCAGGAATATCAACACCTCATTCAAGATATAAACGATGTAAAACAACAAGTACAAGCTTTATTTCATAATAAGACAGAAGGAGAAGTTGAATACATGGAAGGAAGAAAGAGTAAAATGAGTGAGCATATTAATTATTTATATGAGGTGTTGCAAATGATGCATGACGAGGTAGAAGAATTAAAAATACAGAATCAATTGATGAAAGATACATATGAACAAGCAGCAGGAGAATATAAGTCATTACAAAAAAGAGTGAAAAAACTTGATGCAGTGATTAGAAAAAGACACCAACCCAAAAGCGTAGCTAACGATAGGGTTCAAAATTTGGATGAAGGAACATTTCGAGGATTATTAAAAGCAAAGTTTAAACGACTTTTTCCTGAGCGTCCATACCCGCTTAAAGAGGAGAAGGAGCAGCAAGTGTATCAAGAGTTTTGTAATTTTGTATTTCCAAAAGAAGATAAAAATCTGGGGATAATAAAGGATGGGGATAAGTATATTTATCAACAAACAGGTGAGAGCTCTACACAAGTGAATCGTCTTTATAATAAAGTAATTGAAAGGTTATTGAATGATATGGAAAAGAGAGCCGTTTTGGGAAAATAG
- a CDS encoding CPBP family intramembrane glutamic endopeptidase: MNESPSIYRLLNKFNYIPEPTSFPYQKSFLYFLLIPSLIITLNTGIYTPILLTLVCLLIGYKDIHVFLDFKRYKPKKILKLSISLLIINFLFSLLVLEMLNLFNINDPQGIRGMVYTNKEYLDKLLQLPFIAVGEEFYKLLIFISFFILLSQFSGHTRIFIAIVLASFMFGYMHVFSYKLTAGLPLMIGAIPTFYFMLYYRSILPLIIEHFLFDFLSFSLHTQYQDFLLTFLQGVLIIFCIWQVIKSSPKKKKPNTHQKI, from the coding sequence GTGAATGAATCGCCCTCAATTTACCGGTTATTAAATAAGTTTAATTACATACCAGAGCCAACAAGTTTTCCTTACCAAAAATCATTTTTATATTTTTTATTAATTCCAAGCTTGATTATAACCTTGAACACAGGAATATATACTCCAATTTTATTAACTCTTGTGTGCCTACTTATTGGTTATAAAGATATACACGTTTTTTTAGATTTTAAAAGATACAAACCAAAAAAAATTCTAAAATTATCCATCTCCTTGCTTATTATTAATTTTCTCTTTTCGTTATTAGTGTTAGAAATGCTGAACCTTTTTAACATTAATGATCCCCAAGGAATTAGGGGGATGGTATATACAAATAAGGAGTATCTAGATAAATTATTACAGTTGCCATTTATCGCCGTTGGTGAAGAATTTTATAAACTTCTAATATTTATTTCTTTCTTTATTTTACTGTCTCAATTTTCAGGACACACAAGAATATTTATTGCTATAGTCTTAGCTTCCTTTATGTTTGGTTATATGCATGTATTCAGTTATAAACTAACTGCAGGATTACCTTTAATGATTGGCGCCATTCCTACCTTTTACTTTATGCTTTATTATAGAAGCATTCTCCCATTGATTATCGAGCATTTCCTCTTCGATTTCCTTTCTTTTTCGTTACATACACAGTATCAAGATTTTTTATTAACTTTTCTTCAGGGGGTTCTTATTATATTTTGTATTTGGCAAGTCATTAAAAGTTCACCAAAGAAGAAAAAACCTAACACACATCAAAAAATATAA
- a CDS encoding helix-turn-helix domain-containing protein yields the protein MLQHLGQTIRTLRKHKGITLNELAAKLHVSPGYLSNLETMKTDTVSLAFLEQIQEELNLFPALTQETDSINHELDFRLQRLCQVLQKTHDENSELANYFMSHIEKGLEIYQQSQ from the coding sequence TTGTTGCAACATCTCGGGCAAACCATTCGAACATTGCGAAAGCACAAAGGAATTACACTAAATGAGCTTGCAGCAAAATTACATGTTTCACCTGGTTATCTCAGTAATTTAGAAACAATGAAAACCGATACTGTTTCACTTGCATTTCTAGAACAAATACAAGAAGAATTGAACCTGTTCCCTGCTCTCACCCAGGAAACAGATTCCATAAACCATGAACTTGATTTTCGTTTACAACGGTTATGCCAAGTATTACAAAAAACTCATGATGAAAACTCAGAATTGGCAAATTATTTCATGTCCCATATCGAAAAAGGTTTAGAAATATATCAGCAATCTCAATAA
- a CDS encoding recombinase family protein produces MKKTVAYYRSSSKKQEHSVRMQQYYAKAYCRDHYMKLDYEYKDPYVSARIVHMNQRSGLQNLLEAIRNDEIEHLILYKRDRLARNVIEYMEIYELLQEKQIKVHFTTVGEPVLEYTPMNRYLEVIMAGFAQHEGEQINKRFDAMRQSKFNAGKAVSRLPYGFENNKKTKAIEMIPEEIDVVMFIFNEFLDDTCISLQQIKESLDAKGFKKRKGTPWELQDIRRTLENSFYMGVYSIRLKGVQQEQQLEGTIPIEPHQWAAAQEKLNRILNKRGSTQMKKEFVKEDILYRLEGLLQCSYCKRQLEGVVKRQGDTFLIGYQCKEHRLYIDKEYIEQKSFEQMKYFFLNLREKDFDCLFQRYYKNNVKEMERIIQAHTQRLDKKKKTVHTKVQRWLTEKKNDKLHKELLGSYQHFQDHKHEKEELELKLNVLKKVPNVLKELKDNIHEKLVLDSLPGYKGAELFQDLIFTVIVDKHSYEIIFKHPFLHYQEVHTCEDSP; encoded by the coding sequence TTGAAAAAGACAGTCGCCTATTACCGTAGTTCTTCTAAAAAGCAAGAACACTCTGTTAGAATGCAGCAATATTATGCAAAGGCATATTGCAGAGATCACTATATGAAACTGGATTACGAATACAAAGATCCATATGTATCAGCTCGAATTGTACATATGAATCAACGATCAGGTTTGCAAAACTTACTGGAAGCCATTCGAAATGACGAAATTGAACATTTAATTTTGTATAAAAGAGATCGGTTAGCAAGAAACGTAATTGAGTATATGGAAATTTACGAACTCCTTCAAGAGAAACAGATAAAAGTTCATTTTACGACTGTTGGAGAACCTGTACTGGAATACACACCTATGAATCGTTATTTAGAAGTAATTATGGCTGGATTTGCGCAGCATGAAGGTGAACAAATTAATAAACGATTTGATGCGATGCGTCAGAGTAAGTTTAATGCAGGAAAAGCAGTAAGTCGGCTTCCATATGGTTTCGAAAATAATAAAAAAACAAAAGCAATTGAAATGATACCCGAGGAAATTGATGTTGTGATGTTTATTTTTAATGAATTTTTGGATGATACATGTATATCTTTGCAACAAATAAAAGAAAGTTTAGATGCGAAAGGTTTTAAGAAACGAAAAGGAACTCCTTGGGAACTGCAAGATATTAGGCGTACACTGGAAAATTCATTTTATATGGGTGTATACAGTATTCGATTGAAAGGAGTCCAACAAGAACAACAGTTAGAAGGTACAATACCAATTGAACCGCATCAATGGGCAGCCGCACAAGAAAAACTAAATCGAATATTAAATAAGCGTGGTTCTACACAAATGAAAAAGGAATTTGTTAAGGAAGATATTCTGTATCGTCTGGAAGGACTCCTGCAATGTTCCTATTGTAAGAGACAATTAGAGGGAGTTGTAAAACGGCAAGGGGATACATTTTTAATAGGATATCAATGCAAAGAACATCGGTTGTATATTGATAAGGAATATATCGAACAAAAATCGTTTGAACAAATGAAATATTTTTTTCTTAATTTGAGAGAAAAGGATTTTGATTGTTTATTTCAACGCTACTATAAAAACAATGTAAAAGAAATGGAACGAATCATACAGGCGCATACACAACGTTTAGATAAAAAGAAAAAGACAGTACACACAAAAGTACAAAGGTGGCTAACGGAAAAGAAAAATGATAAGTTGCACAAAGAGTTACTTGGTTCTTATCAGCATTTTCAAGATCATAAACATGAAAAGGAAGAGTTAGAATTAAAGCTTAATGTATTAAAAAAAGTACCTAATGTATTGAAAGAGTTGAAAGATAATATCCATGAGAAATTGGTATTAGATTCTTTACCAGGTTATAAAGGTGCAGAATTGTTTCAAGATTTGATTTTTACCGTAATTGTAGATAAGCACAGTTATGAAATTATTTTTAAACATCCATTTTTACATTATCAAGAGGTGCATACATGTGAAGACAGTCCGTGA
- a CDS encoding ATP-binding protein: MGNIEWLVKYEREGTNLDFKREQYQKEKNKDLIKDIMSMANTPIDNKKYIVVGVKDKPDGTKEFHPIPRESFIDQATYEQVIRENIEPAIEFSYSPVEVDGNLLGVFEIGPCNNPPYMMKKDFQGLKKGDCYIRRGSQQDRLTRRDLDELLVFRSNQYFNGKISVGFNSRLEKKIVIEGNKEVRLPSQLAKERIEAELSRREREGEVETNPFQHVVWTPFQVVPYAQRSTETLKENLKNVEETYDEDDWFYLGEEISHKLNIILRNDGDKYLEDVSIRMEIPREDGVIVMDCIHSEPSRGILHTSFQNSGLTNMMHYPSVETEEHYFIVEADVGALKHQQNMEAFGEELRVSFGPKVRGKVCNWKYTIYAENLPKPITGELAIEVV, translated from the coding sequence TTGGGGAATATTGAATGGTTAGTAAAATATGAACGTGAAGGTACAAATTTAGATTTTAAAAGAGAACAATATCAAAAAGAAAAAAACAAAGATTTAATTAAGGATATTATGTCAATGGCAAATACACCAATTGACAATAAAAAATACATTGTTGTTGGTGTCAAAGATAAACCGGATGGAACAAAAGAATTCCATCCTATTCCTAGGGAAAGTTTTATAGATCAAGCAACGTATGAACAAGTTATTCGAGAAAATATTGAACCGGCTATTGAGTTTTCATATTCTCCAGTTGAAGTAGATGGGAACTTATTAGGTGTATTTGAGATTGGTCCTTGTAATAACCCTCCCTATATGATGAAGAAAGACTTTCAGGGCTTAAAAAAAGGGGATTGTTACATTCGAAGAGGCAGTCAACAAGATCGATTAACAAGACGAGATTTAGATGAACTGCTAGTATTTCGATCAAATCAATATTTTAATGGGAAAATTTCAGTTGGTTTTAATAGCAGATTAGAGAAAAAAATAGTTATAGAGGGAAATAAAGAAGTAAGGCTCCCTTCTCAATTAGCTAAAGAAAGAATTGAGGCGGAATTAAGTAGGAGGGAAAGAGAAGGGGAAGTTGAAACAAATCCTTTTCAGCATGTAGTGTGGACTCCTTTTCAAGTAGTACCGTATGCACAAAGAAGTACAGAAACTTTAAAGGAAAACCTAAAAAATGTCGAAGAAACTTATGATGAGGATGATTGGTTTTATTTAGGGGAAGAGATTTCGCATAAATTAAATATAATTCTGCGAAATGATGGTGATAAATATTTAGAAGATGTATCGATTCGAATGGAAATTCCAAGAGAAGATGGGGTTATAGTAATGGACTGCATTCATTCAGAGCCTAGTCGAGGGATATTACATACATCTTTTCAAAATTCAGGACTTACTAATATGATGCATTATCCAAGCGTGGAGACAGAAGAGCATTACTTTATTGTTGAAGCTGATGTAGGTGCTCTTAAACATCAGCAGAACATGGAAGCCTTTGGTGAAGAATTAAGAGTGTCATTTGGACCGAAAGTTCGTGGGAAAGTTTGCAATTGGAAGTATACAATATATGCTGAAAATCTCCCGAAACCTATTACTGGGGAGTTAGCAATAGAAGTTGTATAA
- a CDS encoding helix-turn-helix domain-containing protein, giving the protein MKEKAYQSKPLLTKREREVFELLVQDKTTKEIAGELFISEKTVRNHISNVMCSVCKSKYI; this is encoded by the coding sequence TTGAAGGAAAAAGCGTATCAATCTAAACCTTTACTCACAAAGAGAGAGAGAGAAGTATTTGAATTACTGGTTCAAGATAAAACAACGAAAGAAATTGCAGGTGAACTTTTTATAAGTGAAAAGACAGTTCGCAACCACATCTCAAATGTAATGTGTAGTGTTTGCAAATCAAAATACATATAA